A single region of the Vicia villosa cultivar HV-30 ecotype Madison, WI linkage group LG4, Vvil1.0, whole genome shotgun sequence genome encodes:
- the LOC131596371 gene encoding probable WRKY transcription factor 50, with the protein MISCTNKMTERNPVAANSSSPDSDFSNQQWSFELSDYMCFDDIDWQQIDPTTTNQSFVYQSNEVAGGCNIEWSSTHTRDTNNINMSGGVNSWKKEVKERVAFKTMTEVEILDDGYRWRKYGKKMVKNSPNPRNYYRCSVEGCPVKKRVERDKDDSRYVITTYEGMHTHPTSS; encoded by the exons ATGATCAGTTGCACTAACAAAATGACAGAGAGAAATCCAGTAGCAGCAAATTCATCATCACCTGACAGTGATTTTAGCAACCAGCAATGGTCTTTTGAACTATCTGACTACATGTGTTTCGATGACATTGATTGGCAACAAATTGATCCTACAACTACTAATCAATCTTTTGTTTATCAATCCAACGAAGTAGCAGGTGGCTGCAACATTGAGTGGTCTTCTACTCATACCA GAGATACTAATAACATTAATATGAGTGGAGGAGTGAATAGTTGGAAGAAGGAAGTTAAGGAAAGAGTTGCATTCAAAACAATGACAGAGGTTGAAATACTTGATGATGGTTACAGATGGAGGAAGTATGGAAAGAAAATGGTCAAAAACAGCCCTAATCCAAG GAATTATTATAGGTGTTCAGTGGAGGGATGTCCTGTGAAAAAGAGAGTTGAGAGAGATAAAGATGATTCAAGATATGTCATTACAACCTACGAAGGCATGCACACACACCCAACTTCTTCATAG
- the LOC131596372 gene encoding probable WRKY transcription factor 50, which produces MTERNPIAANSSSPDSDFSNQQWGFELSDYMSFDDIDWQQVDPTTYNQSFVYQANGVAGGSSNVEGSSSYTRDTNTRMSGTALTQGTYWKSEVKERVAFKTMTEIEILDDGYRWRKYGKKMVKNSPNPRNYYRCSVEGCPVKKRVEKDKDDSRYVITTYEGMHTHPTSS; this is translated from the exons ATGACAGAGAGAAACCCAATAGCAGCAAATTCATCATCACCTGATAGTGATTTTAGCAACCAGCAATGGGGTTTTGAACTCTCTGACTACATGAGTTTCGATGACATTGATTGGCAACAAGTTGATCCTACCACTTATAATCAGTCTTTTGTTTATCAAGCCAACGGAGTAGCCGGTGGTAGCAGCAACGTTGAGGGGTCTTCTAGTTATACCA GGGATACAAATACTAGAATGAGTGGAACAGCCCTAACCCAAGGTACATATTGGAAGAGTGAAGTGAAGGAGAGAGTTGCATTCAAAACAATGACAGAGATTGAGATACTTGACGATGGTTACAGATGGAGGAAGTATGGAAAGAAAATGGTCAAGAACAGCCCTAATCCAAG GAATTATTATAGGTGTTCAGTGGAGGGATGTCCGGTGAAAAAGAGAGTTGAGAAAGATAAGGATGATTCGAGATATGTGATCACAACCTATGAAGGCATGCACACGCACCCAACTTCTTCATAG
- the LOC131596370 gene encoding protein PLASTID MOVEMENT IMPAIRED 1-RELATED 1-like: MMMKPKFEFETESVTDLSNGHEELLNDIEELSKALYLHKTPIEPICKNRSKSVERTRTSKPPLNSNPRFVSQDVLIEDKKLSSKWNWKKPLKALTFIGSQKFVCRFSLHVHSIEGLPSSFEGVRLSVHWKRKNSILQTCPSRVLNGSSEFDETLIHRCTVHGSRTVSGRALKYESKCFLIYASVVGEPEHNIGKHQVDLTRLLPRSLEDLLGNQSSGKWSTNFRLTGKALGARINVSFSYQVMKDELMGFGFNNVNVGNIINLKTGASSTDNVVGFNPNNRDVKLRQDQNDAVSSNEAVMNSGSGFSESITFLYQKLDEGSLKNLARADSESSQGSNLYVSDDTDFSTSEQGVGSSEGDSFEFDQTGIQIVDMSTIEIINVDEIIKDDETFVDDNERYDSLDTVCSRNEDVEDSSKHKFSFSCVDPPCTKVEDSVPETSEFLGQEDYLNFKSDYKAHKKSHSLDDIIDTVASDFLKTLALGSDSFRSSCDGDPLSPREQLLRQFEDEALGSGNFTFDFDAIEEELGEDTRGHNFGDFAADSDLSLIICAAEEEFERENQSLVQRRKAKILEDLETDSLMQQWGLDERDFENSSRTWSGGFGSPIELSDEEPSVLPSIGEGLGSFVQTTSGGFLRSMCPSLFKNVKNCGNLIIQASNAVVLPAKMGNDILDILLNMASARVQELCGYITKLMPLQDITGKSIKYIVSDADTNTETSQGLHEPDLFEEFSSYLTDKDKCLESVSLEAIAPMSIDKIEALLIEGLRIQSGMSNEEAPSCIHCRNEEYGNNLDGLMGLSVTLDLWSRLDSGVIQGEHNLERILKILKAHNSKITELDNEGLRNCPDKAKVDDRKHGYFGNYTTVAFMIQHRNPLRNYEAVGVPMLVLTQVERVDTHTTEKETLQSKFKIKEIHLAGVLTTPGKRQVWGTASQQQSGLRWLLASGMCSTVKHSSSKSKAIIVRSPPLFTNKLLNQDIFWSISCIKDNMNTNTHARNVDIIFPN, translated from the exons ATGATGATGAAACCAAAGTTTGAGTTTGAAACTGAATCTGTAACTGATTTGAGTAATGGTCATGAGGAATTACTGAATGACATTGAAGAATTAAGCAAAGCTCTTTACTTGCACAAAACCCCGATTGAGCCGATCTGTAAAAACCGATCAAAATCTGTCGAAAGAACCCGAACTTCGAAGCCCCCGCTTAACTCGAACCCGAGATTTGTAAGTCAGGATGTGTTGATAGAGGACAAGAAATTGTCTTCGAAATGGAATTGGAAGAAGCCCTTGAAAGCTTTGACATTTATTGGTTCTCAGAAGTTCGTCTGTCGATTTAGTCTTCATGTTCACTCGATCGAGGGACTGCCTTCGAGTTTCGAAGGGGTTAGATTAAGTGtgcattggaaaaggaaaaacagTATTTTGCAGACCTGTCCTTCGAGGGTATTGAACGGTTCTTCggagtttgatgaaactttgaTACATAGATGTACGGTTCATGGTAGCCGTACAGTGTCTGGTCGTGCTTTGAAATATGAATCGAAGTGTTTTTTGATTTATGCTTCTGTTGTCGGGGAACCTGAACATAATATAGGGAAACATCAGGTTGATCTTACAAGGCTTTTACCTCGAAGTTTAGAAGATTTATTGGGGAATCAAAGTTCTGGGAAATGGAGTACAAATTTTAGGTTGACTGGAAAAGCATTAGGAGCTAGAATAAATGTTAGTTTCAGTTATCAAGTAATGAAGGATGAGTTAATGGGATTTGGTTTTAATAATGTGAATGTTGGTAACATTATTAACTTGAAGACAGGTGCAAGCAGCACAGACAATGTTGTTGGTTTTAATCCTAATAATAGGGATGTAAAGCTTCGGCAGGATCAGAATGACGCGGTGTCATCGAATGAAGCTGTGATGAATTCTGGCTCAGGTTTTTCTGAATCAATCACTTTCCTATATCAAAAGCTTGATGAGGGGAGCTTAAAAAATTTAGCACGGGCAGACTCAGAGTCATCTCAAGGATCAAATCTATATGTCTCTGATGACACTGATTTTTCCACCAGTGAACAAGGAGTAGGATCATCCGAAGGGGATTCATTTGAATTTGATCAGACAGGAATTCAAATAGTTGATATGTCAACAATTGAAATCATTAATGTGGATGAGATTATTAAGGACGATGAGACGTTTGTTGATGATAATGAAAGATATGATTCACTTGATACCGTATGTTCTAGGAATGAAGATGTGGAAGATAGCAGCAAGCATAAATTCAGTTTTTCATGTGTCGATCCACCATGCACGAAGGTTGAAGATTCGGTTCCTGAGACATCAGAGTTTCTTGGTCAAGAAGACTACTTGAATTTTAAATCAGATTATAAAGCACATAAAAAGTCACATAGTTTGGATGATATCATCGACACTGTCGCAAGTGATTTCTTAAAGACACTGGCATTGGGGAGTGATTCATTTCGGTCAAGTTGTGATGGTGATCCCCTGTCTCCTAGAGAGCAACTTTTAAGACAGTTTGAAGATGAGGCTCTAGGTTCAGGTAACTTTACTTTCGATTTCGATGCAATTGAGGAGGAATTGGGGGAAGATACACGTGGACATAATTTTGGGGATTTTGCTGCGGATTCTGATTTATCTTTAATTATTTGTGCCGCTGAAGAGGAGTTTGAAAGGGAAAATCAGTCATTAGTACAGAGAAGGAAGGCCAAAATTCTTGAAGATCTGGAGACTGATTCATTAATGCAACAATGGGGTTTAGATGAGagggattttgaaaattcttcaaGAACATGGTCCGGTGGATTTGGAAGTCCAATTGAACTATCCGATGAAGAACCATCCGTATTACCTTCGATTGGAGAAGGGCTTGGTTCGTTTGTTCAAACTACTAGCGGAGGCTTTTTGAGGTCCATGTGTCCATCCCTCTTCAAAAATGTCAAGAATTGTGGGAACCTCATCATTCAGGCTTCTAATGCGGTTGTTCTACCTGCGAAAATGGGCAACGATATATTGGATATACTTCTAAACATGGCATCTGCTAGAGTTCAAGAGCTTTGTGGTTATATCACTAAATTAATGCCTTTGCAAGATATCACCGGAAAATCAATTAAGTATATCGTGTCGGACGCTGACACCAATACTGAAACTAG CCAGGGATTGCATGAGCctgatttgtttgaagaattttcTAGTTATTTAACAGACAAAGACAAGTGCTTGGAATCCGTGTCTCTAGAAGCTATAGCGCCTATGAGTATTGATAAAATCGAAGCCCTTTTAATAGAAGGGTTGAGAATTCAATCTGGTATGTCAAATGAGGAGGCACCATCATGCATTCATTGCCGCAATGAAGAATACGGCAATAATCTTGATGGTTTGATGGGTCTGTCGGTAACATTGGATCTGTGGTCGAGACTTGATTCTGGTGTCATCCAAGGAGAACATAATTTAGAACGAATTTTGAAGATCCTTAAAGCACACAATTCTAAAATCACAGAATTAGATAACGAAGGGTTGAGAAATTGCCCGGATAAAGCGAAAGTAGATGACAGAAAGCACGGATATTTTGGAAACTACACAACAGTTGCTTTTATGATCCAGCATAGAAACCCTCTAAGAAATTATGAAGCAGTTGGTGTTCCAATGCTGGTTTTAACTCAGGTTGAAAGAGTTGACACACATACAACGGAGAAAGAAACCCTTCAatctaaattcaaaatcaaggAGATTCATCTTGCAGGAGTCCTTACCACACCTGGAAAAAGGCAAGTTTGGGGCACTGCGTCTCAGCAACAATCGGGTTTACGATGGTTGCTTGCAAGCGGCATGTGTAGTACTGTCAAACACTCTTCTTCAAAATCAAAGGCGATTATCGTTAGATCACCCCCACTGTTTACCAACAAGTTGTTGAATCAGGATATCTTTTGGAGCATCTCATGTATTAAAGATAACATGAATACCAACACACACGCTAGGAATGTCGATATCATCTTCCCAAATTGA